The window AATCATCTCACTCAACTTCTCCTCGACCTTGGCGAGAGGCAATCCGATCAACTGGGCCACGTGGGCGAGCTCAACCCGAGAGAAGGGCCGGAGGAGTTTGAGCAGATTCTTCTCCAGGAGATTCTCATACAGTTCATCGATATGGTGCATGAGAACTTCGTCTCCCTTGAGCTCTCTCGCATACATGTCGAGGACTTCCTCAAACTTCTTCAGAGACCGTTGCTTGTGACACAAAGCAAGCTGCCGCATAGCTTCCAGATCGCGCCGGGCGCCGGAAGCGGGGGCagtcgctgcgtctccgacgGGACCGCCGGCTGTGGAGGCTTCCGCTGGTTTGCATGTGGACGAAGTGTCCATCGAGTAGTACCGCAAGCACTGCTTCCCGGTAAGCAGCGAGCTAACCTCGTCGTCCTTCCCCTGGAGAATTTTCGACAGAAGCATGTATTTCAAGGCCTGCAGAGCTTTCGAGGGGCCTAAATATCCACACATACCACGAGTCCAACCacagacagacacacagacacacaacCGCCACGTCTCTGAAGTCCCTTGGGCGGCCTctgctcgtccttctcccgcgcGTGACCGAAGCCCAATCCTCGCGGGGGACTGCACCGTTTTCGTGTGCTTTTTGAGCGAAAACACTGCCAAAGGGGAACCCGCCAAGCAACCGCGACTGGGTCTCAACGCCGTGCAGCCGCCGACACAAGCCGAAAACCACTGCGGGCTTCGAGGTGCGCAGAAAAGGTGAACTAGGGACAGATCTCTTTTTCAGTGACTGCACGAGAGGCACACTGGAGGTCGAGTCGTTCTCGTCTATCCAGACGGAAACGACAGATCTTTTGCCTGGTCTAAGACAGGCCGAGCAGTTCACATTGTGCTCTCAGAGGTCGGACCGCAAAGAGAGACTCATCTCGTCTCCCCGGCGACAAATCACGCGACATACAACGTGGCTTACCAGCAGGCGTGGAGCTGCATTTGGTTGCCGCAGCGACGGCAGCCCCGGCGGCGGTGGGCGCCTTTTGCGAGTGGTGCGCAGCGTCTTGGGCGCTGAACGCGTCGAAAGCCTCGAAGAAGTACGAAAACGCCGTCTTGTAGTCCCGATCTTGGGCAGCAAGGATGCCAGCCTGTGTCACCGGAGCGTCAGAGATACCCAACAGAGCGACGGTTAACACGTGCCGCAGTGCGGCAAGGACAGAGCCTCCAGTGTCACCTTTTGAGGCTGGACAAGTTTGCCATGCTCACGTGCTCTGCAGTGTTTTACCTTCCCCTTGTGCGTGTCTAACGGGAAAGTAGCACTAGAGTGTGAGTCGTTGGCGTCTCGAAAGTACCTGCAAGTCGATGTCTCCCTGAAGGAGCGGCGGGCAGTGGATCGCGTTCGCATTCGTTCTGGAGGCGGTCAGAGCCGCGCGTGCCTTGGGGTAGTTCTTGACCTTGAATTGAAGCTTGGACTCAATCAAGTGAATCTCGACCAGCAGCAGTTTGTCGTCGAGCTTCTTCACCTCCTGCAGGAGCTGTTGGAGGATTGGCTGGGCTTGTTGCAGCATGCccagctgtacatacacttgAGCCAGGCGCACTTCAACTCTGTGGCGCAAGAAtgtccgcttctctccttggcACCAGGGAATCACTTCTTTGCACAGCTCCACCAGAGCTTGCTCCGCACCCGGGAGTTCCGCCACTGCATCGACCAGGATTCTCACGAGTTTCGCAGTTCTTGCTttggcgaggagcgagaaaaagggaagcgaggacCGCATCAGTTGCTGAAGAGATTCGCAGTCGCCCTGGTTAGCATAAAGGGACGCCAGAAGAGCGATCCCCTGTTCTTGCAGCCGCATAGCCTCCTCCACGCTAGGCGGCGGTAGCTGCCGTTTCTCTACCTGAGTGTCGTTCACGGCAATCTGGTACGCCACGCGATTCGCCTCCTCGATTAACGCTATGGCCTTGCGTGTGTCCACTCCCACCAggtcctcgccctctttcaAAAGCGCGGCGACGCAGTTGGTAGCGTCACTGGCATCGCGGCCCCGCCGGCCAGAATCGTGAGGCGCCTCTGAggccgccgctgcctcggATGGCTGAGCTGACGGCGGCATGGtgaggaggggaaaaggaatAGCGGAGATACGAACGGACAGGCAACACACCGAGTCGCCCAACCGACTGCTGAAGAAACAGTGCACACCGGCTCGCTCAAACACGCAAGCGGCTGCGCGCCGACTTCGGCGTTATCAGAAAACCCAGGTGTCCGTACACGACACTGGTCACCCAGAAAAGTCGGTTCCTCAAGTGGCCATGAAGAGTGTAAGatcgaaagagaagacgtggaaagaaagagatggTGAGACACGGGTTGAGTGACACCGACGAAATGAATACTGAATGTGCCGGGCCGTCAAAACGGAGCCTGGGCGGAAAACACACCGCAAGACGACTGTGGACCAGGCACCATTCAAGCTACCTTCCCACTACCGGCATCCTTAGAAACAATGAAAAGTGCTTCCTCAAATGGCACAGGTTCTGGGAATATTAAAGGGTGAGCACGGAGCAGCAAGGAAAAGGCGCTTGCTGTTTCCCAGACATGCAACAGCCTGCGCTGGGACAGCAGCCAGAGGTGGTGGTGGTAACAACCTCCCCAAATTTTGGGTCACGCTCGCATTTTAGCTGTCCTTTTTTTCGACGGAACTTTAAACTTCGTCGGCTGTATTCCCCAGTAGTCCTATACACTGCTGTACCAAAGCCATGTGCACGAAGAACACTTTTCCTTAGAGTGTCGTGGTGTACACTTGCATGCTGGGACAGCGGTCCTATGGGGTTGTTTGATGTTTGCCAGGTCTGCGATCGAGCTTTAGTCGCCTGTTTCAGGTGCTCAATCGGCTAGTCAACACAGAGTCACCGCCGAACCGTGCATAAGTTGCACTCACGCGACGCTGTACCTCAACGAGAGAGTTTTTAACTGGAGTGAAACATCCATCGCCACGATATATCTGTGGTTCGTATACCGTGGAGCTCCCCGTCGGCGGCCTGACGCGCGATTAAGCAGCTGTAgtttctccccctctccggGCGCATGGAGCGACATTCTATCGGAAAAGGTTGGTAACTTCTGCGCTTCTCACGCTCTGAACTTGCACACTAAGTCAGCAGTCCCCGTACACCTTCTCGAAGCtctgaagagaaggaacagtgCGACAGCTGTGAGTAAGCAAGTGTTACTGCGACTCAGTGTTCCCAACAAGGGAGACGACGTATTGGTAGGCAACCAGTGTTCTTGTGCGTTCATATCGTCGGCAGTGACTCTAGTGGCAAAGATTCGCGATAGTCGGTGGACGTTATCTCCCTACAGCGGTTGTCAAAGAGTACAGGTTTGTCGCTTTTTGACAGTCATTCACTCTCCGGCTCTGGAGCATGAAGAATAGCTTAAGCAGAAGAACCGCCGCACAAACTTCCACGTATGGTTCGTTGCACAGAAAGTACCTCAGACATCCGTTGCCACGTTCGTTTTTGATATGGGTTTGTTGCCACGTTGCCTCCCCTTTCGTGCAAGCAGCATGCATGGAGCAAGGCagttgttttttttttcgggCCCCCACGGAGATCCGCGTTCTTTCCAATTTGGTatgcctttcttttcttgtgcTGTAGCAGACACGAGTTTTTACTGCTCCTGTTGTTTACTACTCAAACGTCGTTTACCGACAATTTCGCACTGACGTTCGCCGCCCGTCCTGTTGAGACAGTCGAGCGGCGTACAGCCTCCTCAGACACCAGTATGTGTGTGTTTCACGAGCCTCCTTCAGCAGGTTCCACGATGCGCAGCGGTCCTGCTCGGGGGAGTCCAGAAACCTTTCGTGGTTCCCATTTGACTGCtgacgcctctctgcctcaaCTAACCTTGGATCAGCTTCGTGCACTTTTCTGGGAGTGGGAAGCGACGTAGAAATCGAACTTTGACGTGACGAGACACGAAAAGGTCCCCAGCATGTGACCGGCTGCATGACAATTTGCCGGTTTCCCTGCGAATCCTGCATAATCGAGGCTCCTGTTCCAGCGTTTCTAATATGCCTTTCTGCAACACACTCACCTCATCTTTTATTCAACACTCAGTGGGTTAGGACTTCTAGTTGAGCCTCGTGGTCACAACCACTGTCTTGTGAGCAAGAACACCCCGATATTGGTTTCGGGCGCATGCCGTGCCCAGGCTCCGTGCGTGTTTGTGGAATTAGAAACGTGTCTAGGATGGCTGTTACACTTCGATCATGCGCGGATTCCCTGTCCTCTGAAGACAAAAAAATGGCGTTGCCGCGTCGATCCCTCTGTCAAAGAAAGCAGTCCCGTTGACCAAAACCACTCCTGTTTTGTGGCCCATCAAAACAGTAAGGAGGCTTGCCTCATTTGTGTTCTTCTGTAGGTCCTCTAATGGTACACCGTTATCCTACGTCTTTGCATGACATTGTCCCGTAGATTGTCACAGGATTCCTGGGTGTGCTTCGTTGTTGCGGATTTGGACTCTGAGAACCTTCGAGTCTCCATGGTACGCGCCGTTGGTCTAAGACCAGTACACAATGGTGTTTCATGTCGGTTGCACGGAATCACTGAAACGAAAGACTTTCGGCGTATATCCGCAAGACCGGCACTGCGGTCAGCCGTTCGCATCGATCTCAAAGCGTGGGAAGACCAAGCCGGACACGTTTGGGGTGGGCGTTTCTTTTACAACTACATGTGTTCGAGGGGGCTTGCTCGAAGTAAccggcttctcctctcccagGCAAACTGACAGCACTCGTTTTGTGCGGCCATTGCCAAGTTTGTATTGGGGAAATAGAATAGTGGAAAGCAGAATGGTGTTCTCCCAACTGAACCCTGTGATTGGGGTTGGTTGTTGTGTGTCAACACGGCGCGGAGGCCCCCGCGATCGCCACTTTCAAGGTTTTGTAAGCCTCGAGTGAAGTCCACATTCGGGAAGAAAGCGTGAAATAGCAGCATTTCCTCGCTCGGTTGGGGGGTCAGGATAAGACGGAGCCCGAAATTTCCGTGGCAGCCTACGCGTGGATCCATTGAGTGGGTAAGGAGGCAAGATTTTCCAGTCAGGAGACATCCTTCGTCCACTGGAACGAATGACTCTGTCAAAGAGCTTCAAACGTAAGTCATCAGTCGTCCAATGCCACAGTTATCAGGTTTACGTCCGCATTTTCCGCAGGAGTTCCAACGTTCCCGGTTGACAGCTTCGGCGCCGCTCGTTTGCATGCGGCTGCCGCACGAGTGGACTAGCTTCTTGCTCAATGAATTTGAGGCGTTGCCTGTCAGCATTTCAGCGCAATGCAGAGACCagtgttttcgtttctgtaAAAAAGACAGTTGCAGAACGCCGGGAAATTTAATCTGGTGTCGAAATTTTTGTCTGCTTGAAGAAAAGGCAACTTCACACACATCGATGCAATGCCGCTAGTACAAGGCCCCAGCGCTCGACACTGAGCGCTCTCTGCCACATTAGGAAGCCTTGTCCTTATCGTGGAAGATCCCGTGCggtttttcctgtttcttgcCATGGACATGAGGAGAACGAAGatttctcccgcctctgaTTTTTCGAAACACTGGTCAAGTGCGCAGGAATAGTTTTTAAATTGCAGGAGCTCGGACTTATCTCTCGCGGTCTGAAGCCTCCAGAGCATTTTTTGGGCCACACACGGCCGTGCTGCGAGCGGTACCggtggagacaggcgccaGCTTGTTTGCTATTCTGAGTGCCCGTCAGCGAATCCAACatttttccttcttgtccttctctgaATTCAAGAGACTTGCCGCTAGCGGTCGGATTTCCTTCGCTCCGGGAAAGTTGATGCGGtacgcgccgctctctcttccccggcTGAGGCGGCATATGATCAAGTCGTAttcgtcttctgtttgcATGCTCGTCGCGGCATTCTTGTTTCTCGACTTTACCCCATCGTTCGCTGCTCACACATCCGTGCGTGCAGCCGCCCGCCGTCGCGACAGAGCCAGTTTCATCTTTCGGATCGGCCTTGCCGGCTTCATTTTCCCAACCTGGCGGCTCTGGAGTGATCGGACGAGATTCTGGTTGACTGATCCGAGCAGAGGCTCCTCTAAGACTGCGCTGCTGTTGAGTTTAGTTGCGGAAAGATCGCAATTTACCAGCGACAAAACGCGGGGTCCGAAGCAACttgtgtgttttctcggGGACAGCGACACGGCCCTCCCAACTGAATGATGTCGGGGCGTGTGACAGGGGCGTGATCGGATACTTCACGCATAGGATGTGAACGCATTTTGCAACGGCAGTTCAGATTCGCTGGGTGTCCGTACCGGTTTAGCATTTCTACCGCCTCCTATGGATGGTTCCTGCTCTGAAGAACAGGACATCCCTTGCCGCGTAGTTGGATCGTCGAAGCTGCGAGTTTTTACAAAAGCCGGTTCCCCAGCCGGTCTACCTGACTCAACCACTGCTTGGAATCAAAGCGTCGAAGTCGGGGTTTCCAGCGTGGAAAGCACAGTGTGTGAAGGGGAAAGACTGGTCATCGCCCAGAGACCGGTTTTGTGGGATTTGCGCCCTGGACTGTGCGTAGCGGGGACCGCGTACGACACATAGACGCGCACCGCGGGGGGGGTGGGGCGTAGGAGGCAAATCTACACCTGCAGGCGTCCTCCATAGGCGCGCTTCTTTCTGGAAGCAACGCGCTTCGCGATTCCGGTCCCACGGACCACACAGACCGTGCCCAGTCTCACTGGAGCCAAACATCGCGTCAGTGGGTTTCAGCGTCTGCGCGTTCGCGGCTGTCGCTTCCGCTGGGGAAAACGTCTGCCGCAGAAAGCATGTTGCCTTTCGCCGGCTCGCCCAGTCATCTGGGGCTGGGGACCACGCGTGCCCAGGACCGATCCGCCGCGCAGGCTGGTCTGTTTCgtccgccgtcttcgcccccgAGCCCCGCGATGGCCCCGACCACTCCAAAGGAGCCTACGCTCCTGGCGAAGCTCAAAATGCATCAGATTGCCATGAGAATGGTGAAGGTAGCGGAGatgcagcggcggcggcaccGCAAAAGCATCGAAGACCACGAGGCGGCTGTACACCTCGACGAAGAACACATTGCAGCCGCCACCGGCGTGCGCCTGGATAATGTGCTTGCCTTCCGTAAACTTGTGAATGCCACGATGAACGCTACGGTggcttccgcgtctctgagagagaaagattcAGTCCTCGGGAAAACAACTCTTGCCATGAGCATCTTCAACATTCCTTCCGAGATCCAGAGACGCGTCACAGGTacgcgcgcgttttctcttctcgccaaaACGGTGCAGACATCTCTCGGCTCAGTTCTGGTTTTTTGTCAGGAGCATCTTGCGATGTGCTCACAGCAGTGAGTTCACCCTCAATGGGGTAAAAAGAAGCGTTCAGTACTGGTCGGGCACTGGCGGCACGGTCCTCCGTTGGAAacccggagacagcgccctGCTGagtttcgcttttcttcggtCCACACTGTGCGCTCAGACAAAGACAGGTGGAGGCGGCTCTTCCCTGCAGCCCGTGGAGAACGTCCTGGCGGTGTGTTAACGGCACTCTTCCTGGCAATAATGGCCGAAGCATGCGGTCGGTATGATGAAGCAGACGTCTACATCCTTCAGCTTCTCGTGTGCAAGGCCGCGCGACGTGAGTTCACTGAGGGAAACAAACCACTGTTTGGAGGTTCGTGTAGACTTGCGTGACGACGGAAAAACTCCAGGCTTTTCCAGGAAAGCAAAGGGTTCGTGCTGCTCCTACAGCGAGGCCTACTGTTTCCCACCGGGGGGTTCAACCCAGGGGCGCCTCCAAGCTGGCAAACGCTTTCCAAAGGAGCGAACGGAACTCTGTCAGTGCCGGCAACGACAGCAAGGCCTCACTATGGTGTCGCTGCTCGGTCCATGTTGTGTGCCTTGCTTGCGGATATGGCTGCACTACAGTTGAGGAGCTGACGCCGGAGGAGCGAACATGCGTCCAGCGCGCGTTTCACCGCCGAATCCAGCAGAGCAAGAATTCCTGGAAGCACGTGATGGCTCTTGAGAAAGCTTTGGATATTCGACGAGACGCTAGCAACTCTAAAAGATCCTACAAAATTGCGGAGCTAGCAGCGTGCAAGTAAGCACTGTTCACCGATATAACGCGCTTCTCCGCGTTCTTTTCGGCACCAGCATTCGATCACAAGAGACTTTCCTGGAAGGCAGAATTCTATCCAAGCACCGGACGTTCACTCGGGAGCCTATTCGTGCCTTGCGCGTTTCGACAAACTGGATCTTTTGCGCGTCCGTTCAGCTGCCGGGTGTCCGTTCAGCTGCAGGGCGTTTTGTGGTCCTCGGCGCACATCTGTTGCGGTCCCCCTTGCGGATGCCGATGGACAAAAAACTGAGGGACGGCGGCGGGGACAGGTGACTTTTTGTGgttcttcgcttcgtttctgcaGGGACCGATTGAGGGACGACATTGTGCGACACTGCTATGGCATCATTTGGGCCACCACGCACTTGATTATGCCAACTCCTGGGTCGCCGGCGACTCAGATGTTTTCTCACAAGTGCATCGCGACCGCCTTTCGACAGGTCACACAATTCACCGACTCCGTGCCCCAGTATCAGTGCCTCCAGCTGGCTGAGGCGAACTACAAGAGAGCGGTACATTTTGCCAAGACAGACGGTACGTCTCAGAGAACAAACTCGCCACGAGCGGATGCTCCGCTCGCTGTTTCGGTATCTGAAGGCACGCAAAACGCGAGCTGCAATTTTAATCGTCGGTGACGAGGCACGTGGGGCAATCACGAGGTGGTCTTGGCGTCATGTGAACTTGTACGCGCCGTTTAGACAAACGGCTGCTCAAAAAATGACGGTTGGTTTATTTCGGATGAATGTCCAACGGCTTGTCTCATGGCATTCTAAGGGGGAAACGCGCTGCGTTGCTACGTTTGAAAGACACCACAGCCTTGCGTTCGCTTCGGGGTTCCCACTTTCATGGCTCTCCGAGCAGCGCGTTGCTCTAATATCGGGCTGCGTTGTTGTGCGAATTTGCCTTCAGAGACCATGGGGCCTTGCGATAAGCTGCGGATCGAGACTCTCATCAGCTGGGCGAACTTCCTGTTCTACAacctcgagaagaaggacgaagcgTTGGCATCCGCTCGTGAAACACTTCAGGAGAGCATGACGAAGCTCGACTCGGTGCCGCAAGCGCAGTTTGCGGATGTTGTGGAAGCTTTGCAGCTTCTCATGAAGAGCATCTGGCGGTGGAGCCAAGAAAGCCGCAAGGACGCAGTGTACGACTGGTGGTCCAGTCCCTGAAAGGCGTTTTCGAAGCGAGTTAGCTGAAACGAAGGAACTCCTCGACGATTCGCCGGTTGCGTATGCCTCAAACCCGGGGAAGGGCGATGTTGCGCCCCCATCGTCGGGTCCGCAGGATTTTTTTTTGCGACCGCGACGCCAGCGAACAAGGTGCGCGGAGACAAACCAGAAGGCATGACGGAGGCTTCGCAGGAATTGCTGAAGAGAAATTTCCCCTGTCGAAGAACACCATTAGGACAATTGCGAGCTTTCCGAGGTTCGATGGTGCGTCGCCCACGGTGGGTCAAGAGTCACCTGAAGCAGAAGTTCCGTTCCCAAGAGTTGAGAATCTACCAAGTGCGAAAGGAAGTGACGGCTGCATTGTCCTGGCTTGTTTCGGAAGAGGTTCCCGGGGAACGCGTGCATCAAGTCTTGCGACGTGACA is drawn from Neospora caninum Liverpool complete genome, chromosome X and contains these coding sequences:
- a CDS encoding putative proteasome PCI domain-containing protein, with the protein product MPPSAQPSEAAAASEAPHDSGRRGRDASDATNCVAALLKEGEDLVGVDTRKAIALIEEANRVAYQIAVNDTQVEKRQLPPPSVEEAMRLQEQGIALLASLYANQGDCESLQQLMRSSLPFFSLLAKARTAKLLGMLQQAQPILQQLLQEVKKLDDKLLLVEIHLIESKLQFKVKNYPKARAALTASRTNANAIHCPPLLQGDIDLQAGILAAQDRDYKTAFSYFFEAFDAFSAQDAAHHSQKAPTAAGAAVAAATKCSSTPAGPSKALQALKYMLLSKILQGKDDEVSSLLTGKQCLRYYSMDTSSTCKPAEASTAGGPVGDAATAPASGARRDLEAMRQLALCHKQRSLKKFEEVLDMYARELKGDEVLMHHIDELYENLLEKNLLKLLRPFSRVELAHVAQLIGLPLAKVEEKLSEMILDGKLHGTLDQGVGVLLLFEEQVLPEMHVDALATIKNMAQVVDTLYEKSLQAL
- a CDS encoding 14-3-3-like protein, related; the protein is MLPFAGSPSHLGLGTTRAQDRSAAQAGLFRPPSSPPSPAMAPTTPKEPTLLAKLKMHQIAMRMVKVAEMQRRRHRKSIEDHEAAVHLDEEHIAAATGVRLDNVLAFRKLVNATMNATVASASLREKDSVLGKTTLAMSIFNIPSEIQRRVTDKDRWRRLFPAARGERPGGVLTALFLAIMAEACGRYDEADVYILQLLVCKAARLEELTPEERTCVQRAFHRRIQQSKNSWKHVMALEKALDIRRDASNSKRSYKIAELAACKDRLRDDIVRHCYGIIWATTHLIMPTPGSPATQMFSHKCIATAFRQVTQFTDSVPQYQCLQLAEANYKRAVHFAKTDETMGPCDKLRIETLISWANFLFYNLEKKDEALASARETLQESMTKLDSVPQAQFADVVEALQLLMKSIWRWSQESRKDAVYDWWSSP